The following are encoded in a window of Candidatus Zixiibacteriota bacterium genomic DNA:
- a CDS encoding acyltransferase, whose translation MSNAIIDSSARIAEGVRVGNFSVIGAGVEIGRGSIIGNNVVLHDGTRVGDNVRIDDGTVIGKHPMRAANSAVTKEQQLPPAEIGSDCIIGTGVVIYRGCQIGRKVLIADLSTVRENVSVGDFTIVGRGVAIENFCRIGRYCKLETNVYITAYSELEDRVFVAPCVATSNDNFIGRTEERFKHFKGVTVRRGGRIGVNATILPGKTIGADGLIAAGAVLTQDCPDKKIMAGVPAKVFRDVPKEQLLENQGWKE comes from the coding sequence ATGTCGAATGCTATAATTGATTCCTCGGCCCGTATTGCCGAGGGAGTGCGGGTGGGAAACTTTTCGGTAATCGGGGCCGGCGTGGAAATAGGCCGCGGCTCCATAATCGGCAATAACGTGGTCTTGCACGACGGAACCAGAGTCGGCGACAATGTCCGCATCGATGACGGTACCGTAATCGGCAAACATCCGATGCGGGCGGCGAATTCGGCCGTGACCAAAGAGCAGCAGCTTCCTCCGGCCGAAATCGGCTCCGACTGCATCATCGGCACCGGCGTGGTTATCTATCGGGGATGTCAAATCGGACGCAAAGTCCTGATTGCCGACCTCTCCACGGTCAGAGAGAATGTCTCCGTCGGTGATTTCACCATTGTCGGTCGGGGGGTCGCCATTGAGAATTTCTGCCGAATCGGACGATACTGCAAACTGGAAACCAATGTCTATATAACTGCCTATTCGGAATTGGAAGACCGGGTTTTTGTGGCGCCCTGCGTGGCGACATCAAATGACAACTTCATCGGGAGAACCGAGGAGCGGTTTAAGCACTTCAAAGGGGTGACCGTAAGAAGAGGGGGGCGGATTGGTGTAAATGCCACGATACTTCCGGGAAAAACTATCGGCGCCGATGGTCTAATAGCGGCGGGGGCAGTGCTGACACAAGACTGTCCGGATAAAAAGATAATGGCGGGGGTGCCAGCGAAAGTATTCCGGGATGTGCCCAAAGAGCAGTTGCTTGAAAATCAGGGATGGAAGGAGTGA
- a CDS encoding DegT/DnrJ/EryC1/StrS family aminotransferase — MAVPLLDLSRQYRSIKEKLDQAVLRVFEHNQFILGPEVTELESRLAIFCDCKYAIGVASGTDALLLALRAAGVGPGDEVITSDFSFFASAGVISRLGAVPVFVDIEEDTYNIDPRAIEKVITSRTKAIMPVHLFGQTADMDPIMQIARKHNLQVIEDAAQAIGARYKNRQAGSIGHYGCFSFFPTKNLGGAGDGGLVTLSDDDRADFVRILRFHGAKPKYYHRVIGYNSRLDTLQAAVLLVKLDYLPRWTEGRRKNAALYDKAFQGTAVKTPVAKDYAYHIYNQYTIAVENRDELMRVLKEKKIGHEIYYPVPFHLQDCFKDLGYKPDEFPLTSKASASVVSLPIFPELTAEEQEEVIAVVKSISG, encoded by the coding sequence ATGGCGGTTCCGCTGCTTGATTTATCGCGCCAGTACCGCAGTATCAAAGAGAAATTAGACCAGGCGGTGCTGCGAGTTTTTGAACATAATCAGTTTATTCTGGGTCCGGAGGTAACGGAGCTGGAAAGCCGACTGGCGATTTTTTGCGACTGCAAATATGCGATTGGGGTGGCCTCGGGCACCGATGCTCTTCTGCTGGCGTTGCGTGCCGCCGGTGTGGGTCCCGGCGATGAAGTGATTACTTCTGATTTTTCATTTTTTGCCTCGGCCGGCGTCATATCGCGGCTGGGGGCAGTGCCGGTCTTCGTTGATATCGAAGAGGACACCTATAATATCGACCCAAGAGCCATTGAAAAGGTCATTACTTCGCGGACAAAGGCAATCATGCCGGTGCATCTTTTTGGACAGACCGCCGATATGGACCCGATTATGCAAATAGCCCGAAAGCATAATCTTCAAGTTATCGAAGATGCGGCGCAGGCAATCGGCGCCCGCTATAAGAATCGTCAGGCCGGGTCGATCGGGCATTACGGCTGTTTCTCCTTCTTTCCGACCAAAAATCTCGGCGGCGCCGGCGACGGCGGCCTGGTGACACTCAGTGATGATGACCGCGCCGACTTTGTGCGGATTCTAAGATTTCACGGCGCCAAACCGAAATATTATCATCGCGTCATTGGGTATAATTCCCGCCTGGATACGCTTCAGGCGGCGGTGCTTCTGGTAAAGCTCGATTATTTGCCTCGTTGGACCGAAGGGCGCCGGAAAAACGCCGCCCTGTATGACAAAGCGTTTCAGGGAACCGCAGTTAAGACCCCGGTCGCCAAAGACTACGCCTATCATATTTACAACCAATATACCATCGCCGTGGAGAACCGTGACGAGCTGATGCGGGTATTGAAGGAAAAGAAGATTGGGCATGAAATCTATTACCCGGTTCCGTTTCATTTGCAGGACTGCTTTAAAGACCTGGGGTACAAGCCGGACGAATTCCCGCTGACTTCCAAGGCATCGGCATCGGTGGTGTCGCTTCCGATTTTTCCGGAGTTGACCGCGGAAGAGCAGGAAGAAGTGATTGCGGTGGTGAAATCGATATCGGGCTGA